A part of Caldicellulosiruptor owensensis OL genomic DNA contains:
- the nuoE gene encoding NADH-quinone oxidoreductase subunit NuoE produces MSCCQGKNLTEENFKKLDEIIEKNKSRRGALIPVLHEAQELFGYLPYEVQKRIAEGLNIPMAEVYGVATFYTRFTLKPTGDHKISVCMGTACYVKGADKILDKLKEILKIDVGETTEDGKFSIEATRCLGACGLAPVVVIDNTVYGKLSVDDVENILSRY; encoded by the coding sequence ATGTCTTGTTGTCAAGGGAAAAATTTAACAGAAGAAAATTTCAAAAAGCTTGATGAGATTATTGAAAAAAATAAATCAAGAAGAGGGGCTTTAATTCCAGTTTTGCATGAAGCACAAGAACTTTTTGGATACCTGCCATATGAGGTTCAAAAAAGAATAGCAGAAGGACTCAATATACCCATGGCAGAGGTTTATGGTGTTGCGACATTTTATACAAGGTTTACCTTAAAGCCAACAGGGGACCATAAGATAAGTGTGTGCATGGGTACAGCTTGCTATGTTAAAGGTGCAGACAAGATTTTGGATAAGTTAAAAGAAATTTTAAAGATTGATGTAGGGGAAACAACAGAAGATGGGAAATTTTCAATTGAGGCAACCAGATGTTTGGGAGCGTGCGGACTGGCACCGGTTGTTGTGATTGACAATACTGTGTATGGCAAATTGAGTGTAGATGATGTTGAAAATATCTTGTCAAGATATTAA
- a CDS encoding [Fe-Fe] hydrogenase large subunit C-terminal domain-containing protein — MKNLHSIMLDKDKCKGCTNCIKRCPTEAIRVRNSKARIIDQRCIDCGECIRTCPYHAKYAVTNSLEEIRKFEYKIALPAPSFYAQFEVDDVNKLLYALLELGFDDVFEVAKAAEIVTHFTKQFILSEKNKKPIISSACPAVVRLIQTKFSDLIENILPIASPMEVAAYIAKKMIQKEKGIEEGKIGVFFISPCAAKMTYVNSPLGFKRSYVDGVIAIKDVYGLVRSKLREIRDVKHLSIASGKGIGWAASGGESLALEIEEYVNVDGIHNVVKVLEEIENGRLKDIVYFEGLACSGGCVGGPLTVENPYVAKNRIKRLSSKLKDKEESFSSWTEEIINSFSLKLEDVLFEKELETNPVLELDSDIERAMEKFEKLNNILSMLPGLDCGACGSPTCKTLAEDIVRGFANDTDCIFILRESIKELANKMVELSNKLPPSLERNDE; from the coding sequence ATGAAAAATTTGCACTCTATAATGCTTGACAAAGATAAGTGTAAAGGGTGTACAAACTGTATTAAAAGATGCCCAACTGAAGCCATTAGAGTACGAAACTCAAAAGCAAGGATTATTGATCAGAGATGCATCGACTGCGGAGAATGTATAAGAACATGTCCATACCATGCGAAATATGCTGTAACAAATAGTTTGGAAGAAATAAGAAAATTTGAATATAAAATTGCTCTGCCTGCACCTTCGTTTTACGCCCAGTTTGAGGTTGATGATGTAAATAAGCTACTGTATGCTTTGCTTGAACTGGGATTTGATGATGTGTTTGAGGTAGCAAAAGCAGCTGAAATAGTAACCCACTTCACAAAGCAGTTTATTCTATCTGAGAAAAACAAAAAACCAATAATTTCTTCTGCATGTCCGGCAGTTGTCAGGCTTATCCAGACAAAATTTTCAGACCTTATAGAGAATATCCTGCCAATCGCCTCACCTATGGAAGTTGCTGCATATATTGCTAAGAAAATGATACAAAAAGAAAAGGGAATTGAAGAAGGTAAAATAGGAGTTTTTTTTATCTCTCCATGTGCAGCAAAGATGACATATGTAAACAGTCCCCTTGGTTTTAAACGCTCATATGTGGATGGGGTAATAGCGATAAAAGATGTTTATGGACTTGTAAGAAGTAAGCTAAGAGAAATAAGAGATGTAAAACACCTTTCAATTGCCTCGGGCAAAGGTATTGGTTGGGCAGCATCAGGCGGTGAAAGCTTGGCGTTGGAAATTGAAGAGTATGTAAATGTAGATGGTATTCACAATGTAGTAAAAGTTTTAGAAGAGATTGAAAATGGCAGACTCAAAGATATTGTATATTTTGAAGGTCTTGCTTGCAGCGGTGGGTGTGTCGGAGGACCGCTTACAGTGGAAAATCCGTATGTTGCTAAAAATCGTATTAAAAGATTGTCTTCCAAATTAAAAGACAAAGAAGAGAGTTTTTCATCGTGGACAGAGGAGATTATTAATAGTTTTTCTCTCAAGCTTGAGGATGTTCTTTTTGAAAAAGAATTAGAAACAAACCCCGTCCTTGAACTTGACTCTGATATTGAGAGAGCTATGGAAAAGTTTGAAAAGTTAAATAATATCCTTAGTATGTTGCCGGGTTTGGACTGTGGGGCTTGTGGTTCACCTACATGCAAAACTCTTGCTGAGGATATAGTGCGTGGTTTTGCCAATGACACAGACTGTATCTTTATTCTCAGAGAAAGCATAAAAGAGCTTGCAAACAAGATGGTTGAGCTTTCAAATAAACTACCACCATCACTTGAAAGGAATGATGAATAG
- a CDS encoding ATP-binding protein, which translates to MNELSLYILDLVQNSIEAGASLVKIEIAEDLKEDLFTITIEDNGRGIPQDVIDRVTDPFYTTRKTRKVGLGLSLAKQLAMDCEGSFTIERLEKGTKIVLKMKHSHIDRPPLGNITETLLALITGAPDVDFKFCYKKDRNEFTFDTRSIRDILGDDIPLNTLSVLDFIRSQLESGLSNLTGGVNNK; encoded by the coding sequence TTGAACGAGCTTTCGCTTTATATTCTTGACCTTGTGCAAAATTCGATAGAAGCAGGTGCAAGTTTGGTTAAGATTGAGATTGCCGAAGATTTAAAAGAGGATCTTTTTACCATTACAATAGAGGATAACGGCAGAGGAATTCCACAAGATGTTATTGATAGAGTGACAGATCCTTTTTATACTACCAGAAAAACACGAAAAGTGGGACTTGGACTTTCTTTAGCAAAGCAACTTGCAATGGACTGTGAAGGAAGCTTTACTATTGAAAGGCTTGAAAAAGGCACTAAAATAGTGCTTAAGATGAAACATTCTCATATAGACAGACCTCCTCTTGGAAACATAACCGAGACCTTACTTGCACTTATAACCGGAGCACCAGATGTGGATTTTAAGTTTTGTTACAAAAAAGACCGAAACGAGTTTACTTTTGACACAAGAAGCATCCGAGACATTCTGGGTGATGATATTCCTTTAAATACTCTGAGTGTACTTGACTTTATTCGAAGCCAGTTAGAAAGTGGTTTATCAAATTTAACCGGAGGTGTAAATAATAAATGA
- a CDS encoding PHP domain-containing protein, whose product MKLYYDLHIHSLLSPCADNDMTPHNIINMAKLKGLDVISVTDHNCTLNLESFLEVANLLDILFIPGVEIETEEEIHVLLYFKHKDVCIIREFQGIIEKHLPFIKLREDIYGNQYIVDTQDNVIGSYEKLLLQPLSLSLKQIYEISKFYNMVFVPAHINRQSFGVIGRLGFLPEELIDLTFLEVSKITEIEFAKFLPQNRNYVFLHSSDAHHLWEINEREFFIESDILYTIFFD is encoded by the coding sequence ATGAAGCTTTATTATGACCTTCACATTCATTCGTTGCTTTCTCCATGTGCAGACAATGATATGACCCCGCATAATATAATAAATATGGCTAAGTTAAAGGGATTAGATGTTATATCTGTGACAGACCATAACTGCACCTTAAACCTTGAAAGTTTTTTAGAAGTGGCAAACTTGCTTGATATCTTGTTTATACCTGGGGTTGAGATAGAAACAGAAGAGGAGATTCATGTATTACTGTATTTTAAGCACAAAGATGTTTGTATTATAAGAGAATTTCAGGGCATTATTGAAAAGCATCTACCTTTTATAAAGCTCAGAGAAGATATTTATGGTAATCAGTATATTGTTGATACCCAGGACAATGTAATTGGAAGCTATGAAAAACTTCTTCTTCAACCGCTTTCACTAAGCTTAAAACAAATTTATGAGATTTCTAAATTCTATAATATGGTTTTTGTACCTGCACACATAAACAGACAGTCTTTTGGTGTAATTGGGAGGCTTGGCTTTTTGCCCGAAGAGCTAATTGACTTGACCTTTTTAGAGGTTTCTAAGATCACTGAAATAGAATTTGCCAAGTTTCTTCCTCAAAACAGAAACTATGTCTTCTTACATTCATCAGATGCTCATCATCTGTGGGAGATAAACGAAAGAGAGTTTTTTATTGAAAGTGATATACTGTATACAATATTTTTCGATTAA
- a CDS encoding DRTGG domain-containing protein, with translation MPSILDLGRYFELANGIVKDEQYENVYIGDVLSFAISHIKDNSIWITIQNNVNVVAIATLREVKAIILTEGVKPDPDMLKKSIEQHIPIFTTELSHFETARLLILKEKGDKNEALL, from the coding sequence GTGCCAAGCATTTTGGATTTAGGCAGGTATTTTGAATTGGCAAATGGGATTGTAAAGGATGAGCAGTATGAAAATGTGTACATTGGAGATGTTTTGAGTTTTGCAATATCGCATATTAAGGACAACAGTATCTGGATTACCATTCAAAACAATGTGAATGTGGTTGCCATAGCAACTCTCAGAGAAGTGAAAGCAATAATTTTGACAGAAGGAGTAAAACCCGACCCTGATATGCTTAAAAAATCAATAGAGCAGCATATTCCAATTTTTACAACAGAACTTTCACATTTTGAAACAGCAAGGCTGCTGATTCTTAAAGAAAAGGGAGATAAAAATGAAGCTTTATTATGA
- a CDS encoding (2Fe-2S) ferredoxin domain-containing protein has translation MIKSIQELEEIRKKALEELEFRKQQGEGIRVVVGMATCGIAAGARPVMLKFVEEIQKRNLKNVTVVQTGCIGLCKYEPIVEVYEPNKEKVTYVRMTPEKVVKVVTEHLVNGKPVYEYTIGYEENKEVNK, from the coding sequence ATGATTAAGTCTATTCAGGAGCTTGAAGAAATAAGGAAAAAGGCGTTAGAAGAGCTTGAGTTCAGAAAACAGCAAGGCGAAGGTATAAGAGTTGTTGTTGGAATGGCTACGTGTGGAATAGCAGCAGGTGCAAGACCTGTTATGCTCAAGTTTGTTGAAGAGATTCAAAAAAGAAATTTAAAAAACGTTACAGTCGTTCAAACTGGTTGTATTGGTCTTTGCAAGTATGAACCAATTGTTGAAGTGTATGAGCCTAACAAGGAAAAAGTTACTTACGTCAGGATGACTCCTGAAAAGGTGGTAAAGGTTGTGACGGAACATTTGGTCAATGGGAAGCCAGTTTATGAGTATACAATTGGTTATGAAGAAAATAAAGAGGTTAATAAATAA
- a CDS encoding ATP-binding protein, translating to MLLELEFEIEPGNFILAGEASSKIKETLKKLGVKPDILKKVAIVSYEAEMNIVIHSIGGILKAIISKDKIEIIAQDSGPGIENIELAMKEGYSTAPEEIRNLGFGAGMGLPNMKKYSDYFEIDSQKGKGTKVYMIIYNK from the coding sequence ATGCTGCTTGAGCTGGAGTTTGAGATTGAGCCGGGCAATTTTATATTAGCTGGTGAAGCTTCTTCTAAGATTAAAGAAACTTTAAAAAAACTTGGAGTAAAGCCAGATATACTGAAAAAAGTTGCCATTGTTTCTTATGAAGCTGAGATGAATATAGTTATACATTCTATTGGCGGTATTTTGAAAGCCATAATTTCAAAGGACAAGATTGAAATAATAGCTCAAGACAGTGGACCGGGTATTGAAAACATTGAGCTTGCCATGAAAGAAGGATATTCCACTGCTCCGGAAGAGATAAGAAACTTGGGATTTGGAGCCGGTATGGGTTTACCGAACATGAAGAAGTACTCAGATTATTTTGAGATTGACTCACAAAAAGGCAAAGGTACAAAGGTGTATATGATCATTTACAATAAATAA